One genomic region from Leptolyngbyaceae cyanobacterium JSC-12 encodes:
- a CDS encoding DoxX family protein (IMG reference gene:2510098485~PFAM: DoxX) yields MKYFLNLRNAITVNRITMGLFFFLSGIANYLNFAIPNGFYQTVLTQKLQLWGPFPAGWEGVGPLPALIAVPYAWLLPLAEIVLGALFTLNYWVRWTGLLLILMTFSIILAFGIVPAGSLFPNAAESFNKNIMFMTLIWVCIAYEAHEKKMSRRKSTAMEYSLTTSSNDQ; encoded by the coding sequence ATGAAATACTTTCTCAACCTCAGAAACGCTATTACAGTTAACCGCATCACAATGGGACTGTTCTTCTTTTTGTCAGGGATTGCGAATTATCTCAACTTTGCAATTCCAAATGGATTTTATCAAACAGTGCTGACTCAAAAACTGCAACTCTGGGGACCATTTCCCGCCGGATGGGAAGGGGTTGGACCACTACCAGCATTAATCGCAGTTCCTTATGCCTGGCTTTTGCCCCTAGCAGAAATTGTATTAGGAGCCTTATTTACCCTCAACTATTGGGTTCGGTGGACAGGGTTATTATTAATTTTGATGACTTTTAGCATTATTTTGGCATTCGGCATTGTTCCTGCTGGGAGCCTTTTTCCTAATGCAGCTGAAAGCTTCAACAAAAATATTATGTTTATGACATTGATTTGGGTTTGTATTGCTTACGAAGCCCATGAAAAGAAAATGAGTCGCCGTAAATCTACAGCTATGGAGTATTCATTAACTACATCCAGTAATGATCAATAA
- a CDS encoding choline dehydrogenase-like flavoprotein (IMG reference gene:2510098486~PFAM: GMC oxidoreductase), translating into MQTSYYDLIIIGTGAGGGTLAYHLAPTGKKILILERGSFLPKEKANWDTVEVVQKDRYHTTETWYASDGRTIHPGISYFVGGNTKVYGGALFRWREQDFERVIHKGGISPEWQLKYQDFEPYYTQAEKLYEVHGKRAMDPTEPLASEEYSYPPITHEPRIQEIHDALKHQGLHPFYLPLAIKLNEVNRRLSTCIRCDTCDGFPCLVDAKADADVNCVRPVEQFNNVTLITDARVQRLLTSASGREVTAVEAEIHGSLRQFSGDIVVVACGAINSAALLLRSANDQHPTGLANRSDQVGRNLMKHQNGAIIGISLKPNPTIFQKTMAINDFYWGEEGFNYPMGHVQLLGKVNADMIAAESPAIAGISFQDQEVFTSMANHSVDWWLTAEDLPDPNNRVTLKNGSVQLTYTENNTEAYNRLLHRWTGILKTIHCGERIIPCSFYFKKKLPLQGVAHQCGTCRFGDDPAASVLDLNCRTHDVDNLYVVDGSFFRSSAAVNPTLTIIANALRVGDHLIERMK; encoded by the coding sequence ATGCAAACAAGTTACTATGATTTGATCATCATTGGAACAGGTGCTGGCGGTGGCACGTTAGCATACCACTTGGCACCAACTGGAAAAAAAATTTTGATTCTTGAGCGAGGGTCTTTCTTACCGAAAGAAAAAGCTAATTGGGATACAGTCGAAGTTGTGCAAAAAGACCGCTATCATACTACTGAAACCTGGTATGCCAGTGATGGGCGGACAATTCATCCAGGCATCAGCTATTTTGTTGGTGGGAATACTAAAGTTTATGGCGGAGCCTTATTTCGCTGGCGTGAACAAGACTTTGAGCGTGTGATTCATAAAGGCGGAATTTCACCAGAATGGCAACTCAAGTATCAGGATTTTGAACCGTATTACACCCAAGCCGAAAAGCTTTATGAAGTGCATGGTAAGCGAGCAATGGATCCAACAGAGCCGCTTGCCAGTGAAGAATATTCCTATCCTCCAATTACGCACGAACCTCGTATTCAAGAAATTCATGATGCTCTCAAGCATCAGGGTTTGCATCCATTTTATTTACCGCTAGCAATTAAGCTAAATGAGGTGAACCGACGGTTGAGTACCTGTATTCGGTGTGATACTTGTGATGGATTTCCGTGCTTAGTTGATGCAAAGGCAGATGCCGATGTAAATTGTGTACGTCCAGTAGAGCAATTTAACAATGTTACTCTGATTACAGACGCAAGAGTACAACGACTACTCACCAGTGCATCAGGTCGGGAGGTGACAGCGGTTGAAGCTGAGATTCATGGAAGTTTGCGTCAGTTTTCTGGTGATATTGTGGTGGTTGCATGTGGGGCAATTAATTCAGCCGCGTTGTTATTACGTTCTGCAAATGATCAACACCCAACTGGTTTGGCAAACCGTTCTGATCAGGTGGGTCGTAATTTGATGAAGCATCAGAATGGAGCCATCATTGGCATAAGTTTAAAGCCAAATCCGACGATATTTCAAAAAACGATGGCGATTAATGATTTTTATTGGGGAGAAGAGGGCTTTAATTACCCTATGGGGCATGTGCAACTTCTGGGTAAAGTGAATGCTGACATGATTGCTGCTGAATCTCCTGCAATCGCAGGTATTTCATTTCAAGATCAAGAAGTATTCACTTCAATGGCAAACCACTCGGTAGATTGGTGGCTTACCGCTGAAGATCTGCCTGATCCCAATAATCGAGTAACCTTGAAAAATGGCTCGGTTCAACTCACCTATACCGAAAACAACACAGAAGCGTACAATCGACTTTTACATCGCTGGACTGGTATTTTGAAAACAATTCACTGCGGAGAACGAATCATTCCCTGCTCATTTTATTTTAAGAAAAAGCTGCCCTTGCAAGGGGTTGCTCATCAGTGTGGTACATGCCGATTTGGTGATGATCCTGCCGCATCCGTCTTAGATCTAAACTGTCGCACCCATGATGTTGACAATCTTTATGTAGTTGATGGTAGTTTTTTCCGCTCCAGCGCGGCGGTGAATCCCACATTGACAATCATTGCGAATGCGCTGCGAGTTGGGGACCACTTAATCGAACGGATGAAGTAA
- a CDS encoding DMT(drug/metabolite transporter) superfamily permease (IMG reference gene:2510098483~PFAM: EamA-like transporter family) has translation MMLPLSQQMPRSIRLVRRIPGQVYLWLAVLIFGASSAVTRKLTEIGAHHFVDGQNPISLCNVLFVGNLCALVVLGMIYGNQWNRQNLKQLSQRDWRNLGIVAVLSGAIAPGLIFQALALTPVTNVVLIGRLEPPLTMALSIWLLHDRVNRWEVTGAIAAFAGIALTLVLQPAQEPLMHMGRLPIGGNLLAALGAIALAISTIIGKQRLSKVPLGIYSIARTGIGTGVFFVIALVLYGNDHFMDVLSPFLWKWMLLYGVIIVVVGQSFWITGLRTTSVSTASIIGSFAPISGILAAYLILGEVPTQAQYIGGGIILLGLLFSQIGIQHRTNQNTIPRLEPIATEQALQSKMGFRGI, from the coding sequence ATGATGCTTCCTTTATCCCAGCAAATGCCAAGATCAATCAGATTGGTGCGTCGAATTCCGGGACAGGTCTACTTGTGGTTAGCGGTGTTGATTTTTGGAGCGTCGAGTGCAGTTACACGTAAGCTTACAGAAATTGGTGCTCACCATTTCGTAGATGGTCAAAATCCAATTTCTTTATGCAATGTTTTATTTGTAGGAAATCTCTGCGCCTTGGTGGTGTTAGGGATGATTTATGGGAACCAGTGGAATCGACAGAACTTAAAGCAACTTTCTCAGCGGGATTGGCGAAATTTAGGGATTGTAGCAGTGTTATCGGGAGCGATCGCACCAGGTTTGATTTTTCAGGCTCTGGCTTTAACCCCGGTGACGAATGTTGTGCTGATTGGTCGATTAGAACCGCCATTAACTATGGCATTGTCGATTTGGCTATTGCATGATCGAGTCAATCGGTGGGAAGTGACAGGAGCGATCGCGGCCTTTGCGGGCATTGCCTTAACGCTTGTTCTTCAGCCTGCCCAGGAACCTCTAATGCACATGGGCAGGCTGCCGATCGGAGGTAACTTACTGGCAGCTTTGGGAGCGATCGCGTTAGCAATCTCCACAATCATTGGCAAACAGCGTCTCTCCAAAGTGCCCCTGGGAATCTACAGCATTGCACGAACTGGAATCGGAACAGGTGTCTTTTTTGTCATCGCGCTAGTGCTCTACGGCAATGATCACTTTATGGATGTACTCTCACCGTTCCTCTGGAAATGGATGTTGTTATATGGCGTCATTATCGTAGTTGTTGGGCAATCTTTTTGGATTACTGGATTGCGGACAACTTCTGTTTCAACAGCGTCGATTATTGGTTCTTTTGCACCTATTTCCGGTATTCTAGCTGCTTACTTAATTCTGGGTGAAGTTCCTACCCAAGCCCAATACATTGGTGGTGGCATTATTTTACTGGGCTTACTCTTTAGCCAAATTGGTATTCAGCATCGTACCAATCAGAATACCATACCTCGACTAGAACCGATCGCAACTGAACAAGCACTTCAATCCAAAATGGGATTTAGAGGCATCTAA
- a CDS encoding PAS domain S-box (IMG reference gene:2510098482~PFAM: Protein kinase domain; GAF domain; Histidine kinase-, DNA gyrase B-, and HSP90-like ATPase; His Kinase A (phosphoacceptor) domain; PAS fold~TIGRFAM: PAS domain S-box) produces MVILPGYHILEKLYESSRSLIYRAQRSLDQVPVILKVLRQEYPSPAEIARFQMEYDILSNLKIEGVIKTYGLESYPQNLAIVLEDFGAESLQSWLSHHTINLEDFLVLAIQIVTILDEVHRHHIIHKDLNPSNIVLNPITQKVKIIDFGIATILSQETPTFRSSNLLEGTLAYMSPEQTGRMNRAMDYRTDFYSLGATLYYLLCDRLPFETDKALELIHCHIARQPISPYDLIGANKTVSNIVMKLLAKNAEERYQSAWGIKADLEECLNQLRTTSAIAYFPPGRHDVSEQFYLPQKLYGRKAEISTLLATFERVATSGTSEMLLLSGYPGIGKTSLVQELYQQMTHHRGYFITGKYDQLQRNVPYSGLIQAFQTLIQQLLTESESQIQAWQQRLLAALGDNGQVMIDVIPEVEFIIGQQPSSSLELPPTESQHRFLWVFERFIHAFTQDFHPLVIFLDDLQWVDCASVHLIQQWITASNCRYLLLIGAYRDNEVTAVHPLLQQLDDIRLRGTVHQIALSPLKKADVDAMLQDILQCEPEQSLPLADLILQKTEGNPFFIREFLRVLNETHLIDFNPESRQWQWNLSRIQSTQLPDTIAELVANRIQTLPAQTQQILSIAACIGSQFDLYTLAVISERSPLKLVADLQFAIQHSMIAPIGEDYKYLILHLNQTPQLMNDWCSLASSITYQFLHDRIQQVAYSFIPDKDKPWLHLKIGQLWLTFIRPDLLEDSIFQIIEHLNMGLELITEPDQKIEFAQLNFIAGQKAKAAIAYEPALNYLNIGRTLLPGDSWQTAYELTLKLCEANAEAAYLAGNFEEMEEHITEVLHHTNTILEQTNVYLVKVRAYIAQNRLMEAIQTALQVLKQLGIQLPEQPCQQDIHQGLAETKRILTKIPIENLGSLPPMTDPCKLAAMQMIASVCTPTYFLIPELWELMVFQKIQLSVNYGNAPGSAFGYADYGMIQCGVENNITAAYQFAQLATTLQLQLHAKEFIPKTSLLVNMYLKHWREHLKETLNPLLEAYECGLETGDLEYATFAIAFRFYHSYLVGQELAQLEQEISNYIDEIARFKQVLPLKLAGLYRQVVLNLIQPSASPSHLVGTSYNENEQSPILLTTNDLYIQFHLALNKLILCYLFQDFTQAAKYAITTDHLLSEGAVGLLVVPVFYFYDSLAKLAVFSAALPEQQVRILETVDANQMRMKHWADHAPMNYLHKFYLVEAERYRVLGRDVEAADAYDRAIDLAHIHEYLNEEALANELTGRFYLAKGKLKIAKAYLLDARYCYVRWGAMAKVHDLDQQYPQFFDRLSEQSTLIITHSLSTSPTASSSASTERLDLATLMKVSQALSGEIVLNKLLEKLMMILIESAGAEHGCLILETAGRWQIEAEGRVDPLTTSVLQGIPMDSEVASDRLSLAVVHYVARTQESVVLNQVIQDYRFSQDPYIVAKQPKSILCAPLIYQGKRSGILYLENNLTIDAFTRDRVEVLQFLSTQAAISIDNAQLYNQLELHVQERTTELTQTNQRLQTEIIERQRSEQTLRLIVEGTASVTGEDFFRSLVRSLAQALQVRYALVSECVDHAATRVRTFAFWQNNQLGENLEYDLVDTPCERVINGRSCQFYRANLQSQFPHDEILATWQAESYLGVALRDSAGKVLGHLAVLDDKPMEDEPRNQTILEIFAARAAVEIERKQAEEALQISEAKFSTAFRSSPDAITISTLQDGCYIEVNDSCLRMLGYSREEMIGQTALDLGIWARPEERDAIKQALQAHGAISNQEIQFRKKTGDVFPALFSAEIIDLEGEPCLLSVAADITMLKQAEKALERLAEVGELAAMIVHEVRNPLTTIKMGLNSFKKLQLSERFQEYLALALDEADRLQRLLNQILLYSRPQTLRRSPLELQPFVRDTLSTLQTIPTASGKHFTFVAPDCVIKVLADPDKLKQVLINLVTNAYEAISENETITVSLEKPTNNQVWIQVCNGGEPISAEVLPKLTKPFFTTKVNGTGLGLAIVKRIVEAHDGEFSIESSTVTGTIAKVKLPAISGS; encoded by the coding sequence ATGGTTATACTTCCTGGGTATCACATACTTGAAAAACTTTACGAAAGCTCTAGATCCCTTATCTACCGAGCACAACGCAGTTTGGATCAGGTACCCGTCATTTTAAAAGTGTTGCGCCAGGAGTATCCATCTCCTGCTGAAATTGCTAGATTTCAAATGGAATATGACATTCTTTCTAATTTGAAGATAGAAGGTGTCATTAAAACCTATGGGTTAGAATCGTATCCACAAAATCTTGCGATTGTTTTAGAAGATTTTGGTGCGGAGTCTTTGCAATCTTGGTTAAGTCATCATACGATCAATCTAGAAGATTTTTTAGTTCTTGCTATTCAGATTGTTACAATTTTGGATGAGGTTCATCGTCACCATATCATCCATAAAGACTTGAATCCGTCAAATATTGTTCTAAATCCTATCACTCAAAAAGTCAAAATTATTGACTTTGGTATTGCCACTATTTTATCTCAGGAAACTCCAACCTTTCGTAGCTCCAATCTACTGGAAGGTACTCTTGCGTATATGTCTCCAGAGCAAACCGGACGGATGAACCGGGCAATGGATTATCGAACAGATTTTTACTCACTGGGAGCAACGTTATATTATCTACTTTGCGATCGCCTCCCGTTTGAAACCGACAAAGCACTGGAACTCATTCATTGCCACATTGCACGTCAACCCATATCACCTTATGATCTTATAGGAGCGAATAAGACCGTCTCCAACATTGTGATGAAACTCCTGGCAAAAAATGCTGAAGAACGGTATCAGAGTGCCTGGGGAATTAAAGCAGATTTGGAAGAGTGTTTGAATCAGCTACGCACTACTAGCGCGATTGCCTACTTTCCTCCTGGTAGACACGATGTTTCTGAGCAATTCTATTTACCACAAAAACTCTACGGACGGAAAGCCGAGATTTCCACATTGCTGGCAACTTTTGAGCGAGTTGCAACATCAGGGACGAGTGAAATGCTGTTGTTGTCTGGCTATCCTGGCATTGGCAAAACAAGCTTAGTCCAAGAACTATATCAGCAAATGACTCACCATCGGGGATATTTCATCACTGGCAAATACGACCAGTTACAGCGAAATGTTCCCTATTCTGGTCTAATTCAGGCATTTCAAACACTCATTCAACAACTACTCACTGAATCAGAAAGCCAAATTCAGGCTTGGCAACAAAGACTGCTAGCAGCTTTGGGTGATAATGGTCAAGTCATGATTGATGTGATTCCAGAAGTTGAATTCATTATCGGTCAACAGCCCAGCAGCAGCCTTGAACTACCCCCTACTGAATCACAACATCGCTTTCTTTGGGTGTTTGAGCGCTTCATCCACGCTTTCACCCAAGACTTCCATCCACTGGTGATATTTCTAGATGATTTGCAATGGGTAGACTGTGCGTCGGTGCACCTGATTCAGCAATGGATAACTGCCTCCAACTGCCGATATTTATTATTGATTGGTGCTTATCGAGACAATGAGGTTACTGCTGTGCATCCATTGCTGCAACAATTGGATGACATTCGCCTTAGAGGAACGGTTCATCAAATTGCCCTGTCTCCTCTGAAGAAGGCAGATGTAGATGCCATGTTGCAAGACATCTTGCAATGTGAGCCTGAGCAATCGTTGCCGTTAGCAGACCTAATCCTACAAAAAACGGAAGGTAACCCCTTCTTCATTCGTGAGTTCTTGAGAGTTTTGAATGAAACACACCTGATTGATTTTAACCCTGAAAGTAGACAGTGGCAGTGGAATCTTTCACGTATTCAATCAACTCAACTGCCCGATACAATTGCAGAATTGGTAGCCAATCGGATTCAAACACTTCCAGCCCAAACCCAACAAATTCTATCCATAGCAGCTTGTATTGGTAGTCAATTTGACTTATATACGCTTGCTGTTATAAGTGAGCGATCGCCGCTTAAACTTGTAGCGGATTTACAATTTGCAATTCAGCATAGTATGATCGCACCAATTGGAGAGGATTATAAATACTTAATATTGCACCTAAATCAAACTCCACAATTAATGAATGATTGGTGCTCTTTAGCCAGTTCTATCACCTATCAGTTTCTCCATGATCGCATTCAGCAGGTTGCCTACTCATTCATTCCTGATAAGGATAAGCCCTGGCTGCATTTAAAGATTGGGCAACTCTGGCTCACGTTTATCAGGCCGGATTTGTTAGAAGATTCAATTTTTCAGATTATTGAACATCTGAATATGGGTTTAGAGTTGATAACCGAGCCAGACCAAAAAATAGAGTTCGCTCAACTTAACTTCATTGCAGGACAGAAAGCCAAGGCTGCGATCGCCTATGAACCAGCATTGAACTATTTAAATATCGGCAGAACATTATTACCTGGTGATAGCTGGCAAACAGCCTATGAACTGACTCTAAAATTGTGTGAAGCCAATGCTGAAGCCGCCTACCTCGCTGGTAATTTTGAGGAAATGGAAGAACACATTACAGAAGTTTTGCATCATACAAATACAATCCTTGAACAAACAAATGTTTACTTAGTGAAAGTCCGGGCTTATATTGCACAAAACCGGTTGATGGAAGCGATTCAAACGGCTCTGCAAGTACTCAAACAATTAGGCATTCAGTTGCCTGAACAGCCTTGTCAGCAGGATATTCATCAAGGACTTGCTGAAACTAAACGTATTCTTACTAAAATTCCAATTGAAAACTTAGGATCTCTTCCACCAATGACTGACCCGTGCAAACTGGCAGCCATGCAAATGATTGCTAGCGTTTGCACACCAACTTATTTCCTGATTCCTGAGCTTTGGGAATTAATGGTTTTTCAAAAGATCCAGCTTTCTGTGAATTATGGTAATGCACCAGGATCAGCATTTGGTTATGCAGACTATGGCATGATTCAATGTGGAGTTGAAAACAACATTACCGCAGCATACCAGTTTGCCCAACTTGCAACAACACTACAGCTTCAACTCCATGCCAAAGAATTTATTCCCAAAACGTCTTTGCTTGTGAATATGTATCTCAAGCACTGGCGAGAGCATTTGAAGGAAACATTGAATCCTTTACTGGAAGCTTATGAGTGCGGGTTGGAAACAGGTGATTTAGAATATGCTACTTTTGCGATCGCATTTCGCTTCTATCATTCCTATTTGGTAGGTCAGGAACTAGCTCAGCTTGAGCAGGAAATTAGCAATTATATTGATGAGATCGCTCGATTTAAACAAGTTTTACCACTCAAGCTTGCAGGTCTCTATCGGCAGGTTGTGCTGAATTTGATTCAACCTTCAGCCAGTCCCAGCCACCTAGTGGGAACGAGCTATAACGAAAATGAACAGTCACCAATTCTTCTTACTACTAATGACCTTTATATCCAATTTCATTTGGCTTTAAACAAACTCATTCTTTGCTATCTCTTTCAAGATTTTACTCAAGCAGCCAAGTATGCAATTACTACTGATCACTTATTGTCGGAAGGAGCAGTAGGATTATTAGTTGTTCCTGTTTTCTACTTTTATGATTCATTAGCGAAGTTAGCTGTTTTTTCAGCAGCATTACCTGAGCAGCAAGTTCGCATTTTAGAAACAGTTGATGCAAATCAGATGCGGATGAAGCATTGGGCAGACCATGCACCAATGAATTACTTGCATAAGTTTTACCTGGTCGAAGCAGAACGCTATCGAGTGTTAGGACGGGATGTTGAAGCTGCAGATGCCTATGATCGCGCGATCGACCTAGCACATATACATGAATACCTCAATGAAGAAGCACTGGCAAATGAATTGACGGGTAGGTTTTACTTGGCAAAGGGTAAGCTTAAAATTGCCAAAGCTTATCTTCTAGATGCTCGTTACTGCTATGTGCGTTGGGGAGCAATGGCAAAAGTTCATGACCTTGATCAGCAGTATCCTCAATTTTTTGATCGTCTCTCAGAACAGAGCACCTTAATCATTACACACTCACTATCCACCTCTCCAACTGCTAGTAGCAGTGCTAGCACAGAACGACTCGATCTTGCCACCTTAATGAAGGTTTCCCAGGCACTTTCTGGTGAAATTGTCCTGAATAAACTGCTCGAAAAACTAATGATGATTTTGATTGAAAGTGCAGGAGCAGAGCATGGTTGTTTGATTTTAGAAACTGCTGGAAGATGGCAAATTGAAGCAGAAGGCAGAGTTGATCCACTCACAACTTCAGTCCTGCAAGGAATTCCAATGGATAGTGAAGTCGCTAGCGATCGCTTATCGTTGGCTGTGGTTCATTATGTTGCCCGGACTCAAGAAAGTGTGGTGCTCAATCAAGTTATTCAAGACTATCGGTTTTCTCAAGACCCATACATTGTTGCCAAGCAGCCTAAGTCAATTCTGTGTGCACCTTTAATTTATCAAGGTAAACGGTCTGGAATCTTATATTTGGAAAATAATCTTACTATTGATGCATTTACCCGCGATCGTGTGGAAGTGTTACAGTTTCTATCCACCCAGGCTGCTATTTCTATCGACAATGCCCAACTTTATAACCAGTTAGAGTTGCACGTGCAGGAACGAACAACAGAGCTAACACAAACCAATCAGCGTCTTCAAACTGAAATTATTGAACGCCAACGCTCTGAACAAACCTTGCGACTCATTGTCGAAGGAACAGCATCAGTTACCGGAGAAGACTTTTTCCGTTCACTAGTTCGTTCGCTGGCACAAGCGCTGCAAGTTCGGTATGCCTTAGTGAGCGAATGTGTTGATCATGCTGCAACTCGTGTTCGTACCTTTGCTTTTTGGCAAAACAATCAGTTGGGTGAAAATCTTGAGTACGACTTGGTAGATACCCCATGTGAACGAGTCATTAATGGCAGAAGTTGTCAGTTTTACCGAGCAAATCTTCAGTCCCAATTTCCCCATGATGAAATATTAGCCACCTGGCAGGCAGAGAGTTACTTGGGTGTGGCTTTGCGAGATTCGGCTGGAAAAGTTTTAGGGCATCTTGCCGTTCTGGATGATAAACCCATGGAAGATGAACCCCGAAATCAAACAATATTGGAGATTTTTGCTGCTCGTGCTGCTGTTGAAATTGAGCGAAAACAGGCAGAAGAAGCCTTACAGATTTCTGAGGCAAAATTTTCAACGGCCTTTCGTTCTTCCCCGGATGCAATTACGATTAGTACTCTTCAAGATGGATGTTACATCGAGGTGAATGATAGCTGCCTGCGAATGTTGGGGTATTCTCGTGAAGAAATGATCGGACAAACTGCTTTGGATTTAGGGATTTGGGCAAGGCCAGAAGAAAGAGATGCCATTAAGCAAGCTCTACAAGCGCATGGGGCGATTTCTAACCAGGAGATACAATTTCGTAAGAAAACAGGCGACGTTTTCCCAGCGTTATTTTCAGCCGAAATTATTGACTTAGAAGGTGAACCTTGTTTGTTATCTGTTGCAGCAGATATTACGATGCTCAAGCAAGCAGAAAAAGCCCTGGAACGATTAGCCGAGGTTGGAGAACTGGCTGCAATGATTGTCCATGAGGTGCGAAATCCTTTGACAACTATTAAGATGGGCTTAAACTCTTTTAAGAAACTGCAACTGTCTGAACGATTTCAGGAATACTTGGCTCTGGCATTAGATGAAGCCGATCGCTTGCAGCGTTTGTTGAATCAAATCCTGCTCTACTCTAGACCTCAGACACTACGGCGATCGCCATTAGAACTCCAACCCTTTGTTCGTGATACTTTAAGTACCCTGCAAACCATTCCAACAGCTTCAGGCAAGCATTTCACATTTGTGGCGCCAGATTGTGTTATCAAAGTATTAGCCGATCCAGATAAGCTGAAGCAGGTCTTGATTAATCTGGTCACCAATGCTTATGAAGCGATCTCTGAAAATGAGACTATTACTGTCTCTCTAGAAAAACCGACCAATAATCAAGTCTGGATTCAAGTTTGCAATGGTGGAGAACCTATTTCAGCAGAGGTTTTGCCCAAGCTAACCAAGCCCTTCTTCACGACAAAGGTGAATGGAACTGGTTTGGGATTAGCGATTGTTAAACGAATCGTAGAAGCTCATGATGGCGAATTCAGTATTGAGTCGTCTACTGTAACTGGAACTATTGCAAAAGTGAAACTACCAGCGATTTCAGGTAGCTAG
- a CDS encoding NADH dehydrogenase, FAD-containing subunit (IMG reference gene:2510098484~PFAM: Pyridine nucleotide-disulphide oxidoreductase) produces MHQTSNPTVIVGGGFVGLFTALHLSRQNYQRPVILIEPHDRFSFKPLLYELLSGELHVQQVHPRYIDLLSNSHVTLVQDKVQSINLPQRQVVLASGKHYEYGNLVLALGSKTAYLNTPGAVEYTMPLTSGTEAIALRDHLKYCLHSAAQTLDAERRRLLLTVAIIGAGPAGIELACTLGDLLPLWYEDLGGDGDEVRVVLFNRSRELLKGDINSRLRCRVQRSLRQRAVPVELVFDATVKAIQPDAVEYEQHEVLHSLKAGTIAWTAGTAPHPLLMNLPVAPEHRDRRGRLLVTPTLQLPDFPDVFAAGDCATPDANPQPPTAQVAYQQGKAIAHNLQAIATNNPPLPVIIHLRGTLMKLGLNEGVANLFNKVEIKGQPGHLIREATYLELLPSPIHNAKITADWLTDELFQRHRPFSYQRLGQTPWLSGIATIAAGLVLATPLAWRAAQPTQFHQTLSWTGVPTLLDRITPPSK; encoded by the coding sequence ATGCACCAGACATCCAATCCAACTGTCATTGTAGGTGGTGGTTTCGTGGGGTTATTTACCGCTCTACATCTCAGTCGCCAGAATTACCAGCGTCCTGTAATTTTAATTGAGCCACACGATCGCTTCAGTTTCAAACCACTCTTGTATGAATTGCTCAGTGGTGAGTTGCATGTTCAGCAAGTCCATCCACGCTATATTGACCTGCTATCCAACAGTCATGTCACACTTGTGCAAGACAAAGTTCAGTCCATTAATCTTCCGCAACGGCAAGTCGTTCTTGCGTCCGGGAAGCATTATGAGTATGGCAATTTAGTACTGGCATTGGGTAGCAAAACTGCTTACTTGAATACGCCCGGAGCTGTCGAGTATACCATGCCACTAACATCTGGAACTGAAGCGATCGCTCTTCGAGATCATTTGAAATATTGTTTGCACTCAGCTGCTCAAACTCTAGATGCTGAACGGCGGCGCCTCTTATTGACGGTCGCCATTATTGGGGCGGGACCTGCTGGCATTGAACTTGCTTGTACACTGGGTGACTTGTTGCCGCTCTGGTACGAGGATCTGGGTGGAGATGGAGATGAGGTGCGAGTCGTGCTGTTTAATCGCAGTCGTGAACTACTGAAAGGAGATATTAATAGCCGATTACGTTGTCGGGTACAGCGATCTCTACGGCAGCGGGCAGTTCCAGTCGAACTCGTGTTTGATGCAACCGTAAAAGCAATACAGCCAGATGCCGTTGAATACGAACAGCATGAAGTGCTCCATTCTTTGAAAGCTGGCACCATCGCCTGGACAGCAGGAACCGCTCCACATCCATTGTTGATGAATTTACCCGTTGCCCCAGAACACCGCGATCGCCGGGGTCGGCTCCTGGTAACCCCAACCCTGCAATTGCCAGACTTTCCAGACGTTTTTGCTGCTGGCGATTGCGCCACTCCAGATGCGAATCCTCAACCCCCAACTGCCCAAGTTGCCTATCAGCAGGGCAAAGCAATCGCCCATAACTTGCAAGCGATCGCAACCAACAACCCCCCCCTCCCCGTGATCATTCACTTACGCGGCACCTTAATGAAATTAGGACTCAACGAAGGTGTTGCCAATCTATTCAATAAGGTTGAAATCAAAGGGCAACCAGGACATTTGATTCGAGAAGCCACCTATCTGGAACTGCTCCCTTCTCCCATTCACAACGCCAAAATCACTGCTGACTGGCTAACTGATGAACTCTTCCAGCGGCATCGCCCCTTCAGCTATCAACGCCTCGGACAAACCCCGTGGTTGTCAGGTATTGCCACCATTGCTGCCGGACTTGTACTAGCGACTCCTCTAGCGTGGCGTGCTGCTCAACCCACCCAATTTCACCAAACCCTCAGTTGGACAGGCGTTCCCACTTTACTCGATCGCATCACGCCTCCATCTAAGTAG